One part of the Ciona intestinalis chromosome 5, KH, whole genome shotgun sequence genome encodes these proteins:
- the LOC100179288 gene encoding 5-aminolevulinate synthase, erythroid-specific, mitochondrial isoform X1, which produces MESFVSKCPFLTRVPSNFLRKAGQSVVSYAQRCPVMSEYMTRYAAQITMQGARFYSTSANPGGLLDVNAAKPADSPKPSLPVAHEVALSASKDPGNLGFRCPFLNKDAEEDMFVDAMQEAQEEEELFEDALDNYKFSDSVISTIKGGIVTSQLDVITCTSLNQSTESGPSFDYDGFMEKKIQAKKDDHSYRVFKKVNRRADTFPFAEDHTTHDQQKVSVWCSNDYLGMSRHPKVIESIVSTIGKYGAGAGGTRNISGTSSLHQELEEELADLHAKQSALLFSSCFVANDSTLFTLAKMLPGCEIYSDAGNHASMIQGIRNSGVPKFIFRHNDPDHLEELLSKSDPSTPRIVAFETVHSMDGAVCPLKELCDVAHKYGAITFVDEVHAVGLYGERGAGIGERDGLMDDIDIVTGTLGKAFGNVGGYIASTSSLVDTVRSYAAGFIFTTALPPINLAGALTAVRILKSKEGIALRAKHQRNVSMMRRMLLAAGLPVVHCPSHIIPIKVGNPEKNSAIMDIMMKKYNIYVQAINYPTVPRGEEMLRVAATPGHTVPMMRYFVSSLRSAWAEVGLCGKESHPTETCEYCQAPIQFEMMSARLKLVMPMRQPILACA; this is translated from the exons ATGGAGTCGTTTGTAAGCAAGTGCCCGTTCCTTACTCGTGTTCCAAGCAATTTTCTAAGGAAAGCTGGGCAGTCTGTGGTGTCTTATGCTCAGCGTTGTCCAGTAATGTCTGAGTATATGACCAGATATGCTGCGCAGATTACTATGCAAGGAGCAAG GTTTTATTCAACCAGTGCCAATCCTGGTGGTCTACTGGATGTTAACGCAG CAAAACCTGCCGACTCTCCTAAGCCCTCGCTCCCTGTCGCTCACGAGGTGGCGCTGTCTGCATCCAAGGATCCCGGGAACCTCGGTTTTCGATGTCCGTTCCTTAACAAGGATGCGGAGGAGGACATGTTTGTGGATGCGATGCAGGAGGCTCAGGAAGAAGAGGAATTGTTCGAAGATGCGCTGGATA ATTACAAGTTTTCTGATAGCGTTATCAGCACCATTAAAGgtggtattgtgacgtcacagttggACGTGATCACGTGCACTTCTCTCAACCAATCAACAG AGAGCGGTCCATCTTTTGATTACGACGGGTTTATGGAAAAGAAGATACAAGCGAAGAAAGACGATCATTCTTACCGCGTGTTTAAGAAG GTGAACAGACGTGCTGATACTTTCCCATTTGCTGAGGATCACACCACCCACGACCAACAGAAGGTATCGGTATGGTGCAGCAACGACTACCTTGGTATGAGCCGTCACCCCAAAGTTATTGAATCTATCGT CTCCACCATCGGGAAGTACGGAGCAGGAGCAGGAGGAACACGCAACATCTCCGGGACCTCTTCCTTGCATCAGGAGCTGGAGGAAGAGCTTGCTGATCTTCACGCAAAACAATCAGCTCTTCTCTTCTCCTCTTGTTTCGTAGCAAACGATTCAACTCTCTTCACCCTTGCCAAGATGTTGCCAG GTTGTGAGATCTACTCTGATGCAGGCAACCACGCATCCATGATCCAAGGCATCAGGAACAGTGGAGTTCCAAAGTTTATCTTCCGTCATAATGATCCTGATCACTTGGAGGAGCTACTGAGCAAATCTGACCCTTCAACTCCGAGAATTGTTGCGTTCGAGACTGTGCACTCCATGGATG GCGCTGTATGCCCACTGAAAGAGCTCTGTGATGTAGCACATAAATATGGAGCAATTACTTTTGTTGATGAAGTACATGCTGTTGGTTTGTATGGTGAAAGGGGAGCTGGTATTGGGGAGAGAGATGGATTGATGGATGACATTGATATTGTTACCGGGACCTTGG GCAAAGCATTTGGTAACGTGGGTGGTTACATTGCAAGCACAAGTTCATTGGTTGACACAGTAAGAAGTTACGCAGCTGGTTTCATCTTCACTACCGCTCTTCCTCCAATCAATCTCGCTGGAGCGCTCACGGCAGTCCGCATCCTTAAATCCAAGGAAGGGATTGCTCTGAGAGCAAAACATCAGAGGAATGTGTCAATGATGAGGAGGATGTTGCTCGCTGCCGGACTTCCTGTTGTTCATTGTCCGAGTCATATCATCCCTATTAAG GTTGGCAACCCTGAAAAGAACTCTGCTATCATGGATATTATGATGAAGAAATACAACATCTACGTTCAAGCCATCAACTATCCTACTGTACCAAGGGGTGAGGAGATGCTTAGAGTTGCTGCCACACCAGGTCACACTGTCCCTATGATGAG gtaCTTTGTGAGCAGTCTCCGCAGCGCCTGGGCTGAGGTTGGTTTATGTGGTAAAGAAAGTCACCCAACTGAAACATGCGAATACTGCCAAGCACCAATCCAGTTCGAGATGATGTCAGCTAGGTTGAAGCTCGTCATGCCCATGAGGCAACCCATCCTGGCTTGTGCTTAA
- the LOC113474226 gene encoding uncharacterized protein LOC113474226 isoform X2: MFDFPATAAAPSFEALRTQGCKPGQARIKPAGRYQCGVCPKSYKYSEEKYACIPCQDNFETPGAGIYYWCTERGGGPIPKTTTREIPPTTAPTPTTQTSTTLYSSAVSTTTATQSTYISNTATDTSAMYPTFTQTLATIADITTILTFFVLAFAIYFFYKRIYLVRWCNQGYAPVATNTNGGTANGNGVHHTDVSNGGHGVNSNNGGHGVNSSNGGQHGVNSSNGGQHGVDSSNGGHGVNSGEAHGGDENKLEEGETTTLISDPTANGNGVH, translated from the exons ATGTTTGATTTTCCAGCAACTGCTGCTGCACCAAGCTTTGAAGCGCTTCGAACACAG GGTTGCAAACCTGGCCAAGCAAGGATTAAACCGGCGGGACGTTATCAATGTGGCGTTTgcccaaaaagttacaaatattcGGAAGAAAAGTATGCATGTATTCCATGCCAGGACAATTTTGAAACACCGGGTGCTGGAATTTATTACTGGTGCACAGAACG CGGAGGGGGACCTATTCCCAAAACTACGACGAGAGAAATACCTCCCACCACCGCACCAACACCAACAACACAAACATCAACCACTTTGTACTCGAGTGCTGTTAGCACGACCACGGCAACTCAATCTACTTACATCTCCAATACAGCAACAGATACAAGTGCAATGTATCCTACATTTACCCAGACCCTTGCCACGATTGCTGATATCACAACGATTTTAACTTTCTTTGTACTTGCATTcgctatatattttttttataaacgtaTATATTTAGTACGGTGGTGTAATCAGGGCTATGCACCAGTCGCAACAAACACAAACGGTGGAACAGCAAATGGAAATGGAGTACATCACACAGACGTGAGCAATGGAGGGCATGGCGTAAATTCGAACAATGGAGGACATGGCGTAAATTCGAGCAATGGAGGGCAGCATGGCGTAAATTCGAGCAATGGAGGGCAGCATGGCGTAGATTCGAGCAATGGAGGGCATGGTGTAAATTCGGGGGAAGCACATGGCGGGGACGAAAATAAACTTGAAGAAGGAGAGACTACAACACTTATATCCGATCCAACAGCAAATGGGAACGGAGTACATTGA
- the LOC113474226 gene encoding uncharacterized protein LOC113474226 isoform X1 yields the protein MFDFPATAAAPSFEALRTQGCKPGQARIKPAGRYQCGVCPKSYKYSEEKYACIPCQDNFETPGAGIYYWCTERSGGGPIPKTTTREIPPTTAPTPTTQTSTTLYSSAVSTTTATQSTYISNTATDTSAMYPTFTQTLATIADITTILTFFVLAFAIYFFYKRIYLVRWCNQGYAPVATNTNGGTANGNGVHHTDVSNGGHGVNSNNGGHGVNSSNGGQHGVNSSNGGQHGVDSSNGGHGVNSGEAHGGDENKLEEGETTTLISDPTANGNGVH from the exons ATGTTTGATTTTCCAGCAACTGCTGCTGCACCAAGCTTTGAAGCGCTTCGAACACAG GGTTGCAAACCTGGCCAAGCAAGGATTAAACCGGCGGGACGTTATCAATGTGGCGTTTgcccaaaaagttacaaatattcGGAAGAAAAGTATGCATGTATTCCATGCCAGGACAATTTTGAAACACCGGGTGCTGGAATTTATTACTGGTGCACAGAACG CAGCGGAGGGGGACCTATTCCCAAAACTACGACGAGAGAAATACCTCCCACCACCGCACCAACACCAACAACACAAACATCAACCACTTTGTACTCGAGTGCTGTTAGCACGACCACGGCAACTCAATCTACTTACATCTCCAATACAGCAACAGATACAAGTGCAATGTATCCTACATTTACCCAGACCCTTGCCACGATTGCTGATATCACAACGATTTTAACTTTCTTTGTACTTGCATTcgctatatattttttttataaacgtaTATATTTAGTACGGTGGTGTAATCAGGGCTATGCACCAGTCGCAACAAACACAAACGGTGGAACAGCAAATGGAAATGGAGTACATCACACAGACGTGAGCAATGGAGGGCATGGCGTAAATTCGAACAATGGAGGACATGGCGTAAATTCGAGCAATGGAGGGCAGCATGGCGTAAATTCGAGCAATGGAGGGCAGCATGGCGTAGATTCGAGCAATGGAGGGCATGGTGTAAATTCGGGGGAAGCACATGGCGGGGACGAAAATAAACTTGAAGAAGGAGAGACTACAACACTTATATCCGATCCAACAGCAAATGGGAACGGAGTACATTGA
- the LOC108949511 gene encoding mucin-2-like isoform X2, with amino-acid sequence MFGLFVIVATFATTVKVQGCDPGQASIRAKGYACAVCPKDYKYSNEDYECIPCKESFQTPGEGIFRICTPSNEGKPTVKTTTTEIPPTTTPTPTTQISTTLYSSAVSTTSTATQPTYISNTATYTSAMYPTFTHTVTTIADCATKPGQHTRLSPVVIAIIV; translated from the exons atgtttggtttgtttgttattgttgcaACTTTCGCAACGACTGTGAAAGTTCAG GGTTGCGATCCTGGTCAAGCCAGTATAAGAGCAAAGGGTTACGCATGTGCGGTTTGCCCGAAAGATTACAAATATTCAAACGAGGATTACGAATGTATTCCTTGCAAGGAAAGTTTTCAAACACCTGGAGAAGGAATTTTTCGCATATGCACACCAAG CAACGAAGGGAAACCCACTGTCAAAACTACGACAACAGAAATACCTCCCACCACCACACCAACACCAACAACACAAATATCAACTACTTTGTACTCGAGTGCTGTTAGCACGACCAGCACGGCAACTCAACCTACTTACATCTCCAATACAGCAACATATACAAGTGCAATGTATCCTACATTTACCCATACCGTTACCACGATTGCTGATTGCGCAACCAAACCCGGACAGCATACTAGGTTATCCCCCGTCGTCATCGCGATTATAGTTTAA
- the LOC100179288 gene encoding 5-aminolevulinate synthase, nonspecific, mitochondrial isoform X2 encodes MESFVSKCPFLTRVPSNFLRKAGQSVVSYAQRCPVMSEYMTRYAAQITMQGARFYSTSANPGGLLDVNAAKPADSPKPSLPVAHEVALSASKDPGNLGFRCPFLNKDAEEDMFVDAMQEAQEEEELFEDALDKSGPSFDYDGFMEKKIQAKKDDHSYRVFKKVNRRADTFPFAEDHTTHDQQKVSVWCSNDYLGMSRHPKVIESIVSTIGKYGAGAGGTRNISGTSSLHQELEEELADLHAKQSALLFSSCFVANDSTLFTLAKMLPGCEIYSDAGNHASMIQGIRNSGVPKFIFRHNDPDHLEELLSKSDPSTPRIVAFETVHSMDGAVCPLKELCDVAHKYGAITFVDEVHAVGLYGERGAGIGERDGLMDDIDIVTGTLGKAFGNVGGYIASTSSLVDTVRSYAAGFIFTTALPPINLAGALTAVRILKSKEGIALRAKHQRNVSMMRRMLLAAGLPVVHCPSHIIPIKVGNPEKNSAIMDIMMKKYNIYVQAINYPTVPRGEEMLRVAATPGHTVPMMRYFVSSLRSAWAEVGLCGKESHPTETCEYCQAPIQFEMMSARLKLVMPMRQPILACA; translated from the exons ATGGAGTCGTTTGTAAGCAAGTGCCCGTTCCTTACTCGTGTTCCAAGCAATTTTCTAAGGAAAGCTGGGCAGTCTGTGGTGTCTTATGCTCAGCGTTGTCCAGTAATGTCTGAGTATATGACCAGATATGCTGCGCAGATTACTATGCAAGGAGCAAG GTTTTATTCAACCAGTGCCAATCCTGGTGGTCTACTGGATGTTAACGCAG CAAAACCTGCCGACTCTCCTAAGCCCTCGCTCCCTGTCGCTCACGAGGTGGCGCTGTCTGCATCCAAGGATCCCGGGAACCTCGGTTTTCGATGTCCGTTCCTTAACAAGGATGCGGAGGAGGACATGTTTGTGGATGCGATGCAGGAGGCTCAGGAAGAAGAGGAATTGTTCGAAGATGCGCTGGATA AGAGCGGTCCATCTTTTGATTACGACGGGTTTATGGAAAAGAAGATACAAGCGAAGAAAGACGATCATTCTTACCGCGTGTTTAAGAAG GTGAACAGACGTGCTGATACTTTCCCATTTGCTGAGGATCACACCACCCACGACCAACAGAAGGTATCGGTATGGTGCAGCAACGACTACCTTGGTATGAGCCGTCACCCCAAAGTTATTGAATCTATCGT CTCCACCATCGGGAAGTACGGAGCAGGAGCAGGAGGAACACGCAACATCTCCGGGACCTCTTCCTTGCATCAGGAGCTGGAGGAAGAGCTTGCTGATCTTCACGCAAAACAATCAGCTCTTCTCTTCTCCTCTTGTTTCGTAGCAAACGATTCAACTCTCTTCACCCTTGCCAAGATGTTGCCAG GTTGTGAGATCTACTCTGATGCAGGCAACCACGCATCCATGATCCAAGGCATCAGGAACAGTGGAGTTCCAAAGTTTATCTTCCGTCATAATGATCCTGATCACTTGGAGGAGCTACTGAGCAAATCTGACCCTTCAACTCCGAGAATTGTTGCGTTCGAGACTGTGCACTCCATGGATG GCGCTGTATGCCCACTGAAAGAGCTCTGTGATGTAGCACATAAATATGGAGCAATTACTTTTGTTGATGAAGTACATGCTGTTGGTTTGTATGGTGAAAGGGGAGCTGGTATTGGGGAGAGAGATGGATTGATGGATGACATTGATATTGTTACCGGGACCTTGG GCAAAGCATTTGGTAACGTGGGTGGTTACATTGCAAGCACAAGTTCATTGGTTGACACAGTAAGAAGTTACGCAGCTGGTTTCATCTTCACTACCGCTCTTCCTCCAATCAATCTCGCTGGAGCGCTCACGGCAGTCCGCATCCTTAAATCCAAGGAAGGGATTGCTCTGAGAGCAAAACATCAGAGGAATGTGTCAATGATGAGGAGGATGTTGCTCGCTGCCGGACTTCCTGTTGTTCATTGTCCGAGTCATATCATCCCTATTAAG GTTGGCAACCCTGAAAAGAACTCTGCTATCATGGATATTATGATGAAGAAATACAACATCTACGTTCAAGCCATCAACTATCCTACTGTACCAAGGGGTGAGGAGATGCTTAGAGTTGCTGCCACACCAGGTCACACTGTCCCTATGATGAG gtaCTTTGTGAGCAGTCTCCGCAGCGCCTGGGCTGAGGTTGGTTTATGTGGTAAAGAAAGTCACCCAACTGAAACATGCGAATACTGCCAAGCACCAATCCAGTTCGAGATGATGTCAGCTAGGTTGAAGCTCGTCATGCCCATGAGGCAACCCATCCTGGCTTGTGCTTAA
- the LOC108949511 gene encoding mucin-2-like isoform X1 produces the protein MFGLFVIVATFATTVKVQVKGCDPGQASIRAKGYACAVCPKDYKYSNEDYECIPCKESFQTPGEGIFRICTPSNEGKPTVKTTTTEIPPTTTPTPTTQISTTLYSSAVSTTSTATQPTYISNTATYTSAMYPTFTHTVTTIADCATKPGQHTRLSPVVIAIIV, from the exons atgtttggtttgtttgttattgttgcaACTTTCGCAACGACTGTGAAAGTTCAGGTAAAG GGTTGCGATCCTGGTCAAGCCAGTATAAGAGCAAAGGGTTACGCATGTGCGGTTTGCCCGAAAGATTACAAATATTCAAACGAGGATTACGAATGTATTCCTTGCAAGGAAAGTTTTCAAACACCTGGAGAAGGAATTTTTCGCATATGCACACCAAG CAACGAAGGGAAACCCACTGTCAAAACTACGACAACAGAAATACCTCCCACCACCACACCAACACCAACAACACAAATATCAACTACTTTGTACTCGAGTGCTGTTAGCACGACCAGCACGGCAACTCAACCTACTTACATCTCCAATACAGCAACATATACAAGTGCAATGTATCCTACATTTACCCATACCGTTACCACGATTGCTGATTGCGCAACCAAACCCGGACAGCATACTAGGTTATCCCCCGTCGTCATCGCGATTATAGTTTAA
- the LOC104265720 gene encoding uncharacterized protein LOC104265720, producing the protein MAIFTFGVLIAVFCMYECVKRRKCCKRNALTTNEEAAEENDAAIGRNEVESRRTPTTATNGRTAIKNEVDKVDVCNEVHNGDGNAITKGKTENRETATHINDPTANGNGVHHIVTEVTVNGNAAIELEQITHQNSTKQNTKTVETAIL; encoded by the coding sequence ATGGCGATTTTCACTTTCGGGGTTTTGATTGCCGTATTTTGTATGTATGAATGTGTGAAACGCAGAAAGTGTTGCAAGAGGAACGCACTAACAACAAACGAAGAAGCAGCCGAAGAAAACGATGCAGCAATCGGCAGAAATGAAGTTGAGAGTAGAAGAACGCCTACAACAGCCACAAACGGTAGAACAGCAATTAAAAACGAAGTAGATAAAGTAGATGTGTGTAATGAAGTACACAATGGAGACGGAAATGCAATTACCAAAGGCAAAACTGAAAACAGAGAGACTGCAACACATATAAACGATCCAACAGCAAATGGAAACGGAGTACATCACATCGTAACTGAGGTCACAGTCAACGGAAATGCAGCAATTGAACTTGAACAAATAACTCATCAAAATAGCACTAAACAAAATACGAAAACCGTTGAAACAGCAATATTGTAA